In Salarias fasciatus chromosome 2, fSalaFa1.1, whole genome shotgun sequence, one genomic interval encodes:
- the cplx2b gene encoding complexin-2, translating into MDFVMKQALGGATKDMGKMLGGEEEKDPDAAKKEEERQEALRQQEEERKAKHARMEAEREKVRQTIRDKYGLKKKEEKEAEEKAAMEQACEGSLTRPKKAIPRGCGDDDEEDEESILDTVLKFLPGPLQDMFKK; encoded by the exons atggattttgtaatgaAGCAAGCTTTAGGCG GAGCCACCAAAGACATGGGTAAGATgctgggaggagaggaggagaaggacccGGACGCAgccaagaaggaggaggagcggcaggaggcgctgaggcagcaggaggaggagaggaaggccaAACACGCCCGCATGGAGGCGGAGAGGGAGAAAGTACGGCAGACCATCAGGGACAAG TACGggctgaagaagaaggaggagaaggaggcggaggagaaggCGGCCATGGAGCAGGCCTGCGAGGGCTCGCTGACGCGTCCCAAGAAGGCCATCCCGAGGGGCTGTGGcgacgacgacgaggaggacgaagagAGCATCCTGGACACCGTGCTCAAGTTCCTGCCCGGACCCCTGCAGGACATGTTCAAGAAGTAA
- the slc25a48 gene encoding solute carrier family 25 member 48, with protein MPKSKSFHLDDFIAGWIGGASSVVVGHPLDTVKTRLQAGKGYKNLTHCVLTIYRKESAMGFFKGLSFPLATITVYNSVVFGCFSNAQRLISKYRHGDGRHPCGLLDLTVASMVTGLVSVGLGAPVDLVKIRLQMQTQSLRTENVQCWAGNVSSGGGGGDIGVRSVHLPSQQAYRGPIHCISSILQTEGVQGLYRGAGAMVLRDVPGYTLYFIPYTIICNMLTPEHISSPHPFAIWLAGGLAGSISWITATPADVLKSRMQADAQLQRKYRGILHCIVHSYNTEGAQVFFRGASVNAIRGFPMSATMFLTYELSLRFFRSL; from the exons ATGCCAAAGTCAAAGAGTTTCCATCTGGACGACTTCATTGCAGGATGGATTGGAG GAGCCTCCAGCGTAGTGGTGGGACATCCGCTCGACACGGTCAAG ACTCGACTCCAGGCAGGAAAAGGTTACAAGAACCTGACGCACTGCGTCCTCACCATCTACAGGAAGGAATCG GCCATGGGCTTCTTTAAGGGTCTGTCCTTCCCGCTGGCCACCATCACGGTCTACAACTCGGTCGTGTTCGGCTGCTTCAGCAATGCTCAGAGACTCATAAGCAAGTATCGCCATGGCGACGGGCGCCACCCCTGTGGGCTGCTGGACCTGACGGTGGCCAGCATGGTGACGGGCCTGGTGTCGGTGGGTCTGGGAGCGCCGGTGGATCTGGTCAAGATCAGACTGCAGATGCAGACTCAGAGTCTGCGGACAG AGAACGTACAGTGCTGGGCGGGAAACGTGTcgagcggtggcggcggcggagacaTCGGCGTGCGCTCCGTCCACCTGCCCAGCCAGCAGGCCTACCGGGGGCCCATCCACTGCATCAGCAGCATCCTGCAGACCGAGGGCGTCCAGGGTCTGTACCGGGGGGCCGGGGCCATGGTTCTGAGAGACGTCCCCGGCTACACGCTTTACTTCATCCcctacaccatcatctgcaacATGCTGACCCCTGAACACATATCCAGCCCTCATCCTTTCGCCATCTGGCTGGCCGGAGGCCTCGCAG ggtccATCTCCTGGATCACGGCCACGCCGGCCGACGTGCTGAAGAGTCGGATGCAGGCGGACgctcagctgcagaggaagtaCCGAGGCATCCTGCACTGCATCGTCCACAGCTACAACACGGAGGGAGCCCAG GTCTTTTTCCGCGGAGCGTCAGTCAACGCGATCAGAGGCTTCCCAATGAGCGCCACCATGTTCCTCACCTACGAACTCTCTCTGCGCTTCTTCAGGAGTCTTTAA